The following are encoded together in the Vidua macroura isolate BioBank_ID:100142 chromosome 6, ASM2450914v1, whole genome shotgun sequence genome:
- the GCHFR gene encoding GTP cyclohydrolase 1 feedback regulatory protein isoform X3 — protein sequence MPYLLISTQIRLEAGPTMVGDEHSDPHLMSILGATKRTTLGNNFCEYYVNDAPCVVLDKLESLGYRVVSMTGVGQTLVWCLHRE from the exons ATGCCGTACCTGCTCATTAGCACCCAAATCCGCCTG GAGGCTGGGCCCACCATGGTGGGCGACGAGCACTCGGATCCCCACCTGATGAGTATCCTGGGGGCCACAAAGAGGACCACACTGGGGAACAATTT CTGTGAGTACTACGTGAACGACGCTCCGTGCGTGGTCCTGGACAAGCTGGAGAGCCTCGGCTACCGCGTGGTCAGCATGACCGGCGTGGGCCAGACCCTGGTCTGGTGCCTCCACAGGGAATAG
- the GCHFR gene encoding GTP cyclohydrolase 1 feedback regulatory protein isoform X2, translating to MDEVQEGTHGLWHWKEQPGAAGLSLPFRGFGSSTLYQRGKANISSMKLGIELRLEPSQEAGPTMVGDEHSDPHLMSILGATKRTTLGNNFCEYYVNDAPCVVLDKLESLGYRVVSMTGVGQTLVWCLHRE from the exons ATGGATGAGGTACAGGAAGGGACACATGGATTATGGCACTGGAAGGaacagcctggagcagcagggctcagTCTGCCCTTCAGAGGCTTTGGAAGCTCTACTCTTTACCAAAGGGGCAAAGCAAACATTTCCAGCATGAAACTTGGCATCGAGCTGAGGCTGGAACCTTCCCAG GAGGCTGGGCCCACCATGGTGGGCGACGAGCACTCGGATCCCCACCTGATGAGTATCCTGGGGGCCACAAAGAGGACCACACTGGGGAACAATTT CTGTGAGTACTACGTGAACGACGCTCCGTGCGTGGTCCTGGACAAGCTGGAGAGCCTCGGCTACCGCGTGGTCAGCATGACCGGCGTGGGCCAGACCCTGGTCTGGTGCCTCCACAGGGAATAG
- the C6H15orf62 gene encoding uncharacterized protein C15orf62 homolog, mitochondrial codes for MDTWRRGSIKSTTFFRRFSLRRHKKLGNQVIILNQNSHTLDTDGQKRECLRDLKDKSEYLSCQSEQNLAKAQAPPKPPRLYLDSSSCPNIIDHTDSHTDLSFSDAAPYHKATPTHKDQATDHGTSEAGLPNSTTLPDLADPFLSFKVDLGLSLLEDVLQTLRKQNPRDYAI; via the coding sequence ATGGATACTTGGCGCAGGGGGTCCATCAAGTCCACCACCTTCTTCCGACGCTTCTCCCTCAGGAGGCACAAAAAGCTGGGCAACCAAGTCATCATCCTGAACCAGAACAGCCACACTCTGGACACGGACGGCCAGAAGAGGGAATGCTTGAGGGATCTGAAGGACAAGTCTGAGTACCTGTCCTGTCAGAGCGAGCAGAACCTGGCCAAGGCACAAGCCCCTCCCAAGCCTCCCCGGCTGTACCTGGACAGTTCCAGTTGCCCCAACATCATCGATCACACAGATTCCCACACCGACCTCTCCTTTTCCGACGCTGCTCCGTACCACAAAGCCACTCCAACGCACAAGGACCAGGCTACGGACCACGGCACTTCAGAGGCAGGTCTCCCAAACAGCACCACTCTTCCTGACCTGGCTGACCCCTTCCTGTCCTTCAAAGTGGATTTGGGGCTGTCGCTTCTCGAGGATGTGCTGCAGACCCTCAGGAAACAGAACCCGAGGGATTATGCCATTTGA
- the GCHFR gene encoding GTP cyclohydrolase 1 feedback regulatory protein isoform X1, which translates to MPYLLISTQIRLEGTHGLWHWKEQPGAAGLSLPFRGFGSSTLYQRGKANISSMKLGIELRLEPSQEAGPTMVGDEHSDPHLMSILGATKRTTLGNNFCEYYVNDAPCVVLDKLESLGYRVVSMTGVGQTLVWCLHRE; encoded by the exons ATGCCGTACCTGCTCATTAGCACCCAAATCCGCCTG GAAGGGACACATGGATTATGGCACTGGAAGGaacagcctggagcagcagggctcagTCTGCCCTTCAGAGGCTTTGGAAGCTCTACTCTTTACCAAAGGGGCAAAGCAAACATTTCCAGCATGAAACTTGGCATCGAGCTGAGGCTGGAACCTTCCCAG GAGGCTGGGCCCACCATGGTGGGCGACGAGCACTCGGATCCCCACCTGATGAGTATCCTGGGGGCCACAAAGAGGACCACACTGGGGAACAATTT CTGTGAGTACTACGTGAACGACGCTCCGTGCGTGGTCCTGGACAAGCTGGAGAGCCTCGGCTACCGCGTGGTCAGCATGACCGGCGTGGGCCAGACCCTGGTCTGGTGCCTCCACAGGGAATAG